A window from Zingiber officinale cultivar Zhangliang chromosome 7A, Zo_v1.1, whole genome shotgun sequence encodes these proteins:
- the LOC121999214 gene encoding subtilisin-like protease has translation MDLAPWVLFLFFTFFSNLCVASPSSMSRYVIQVEDPVEPLTKGSLRRWHESFLPPSVKASGVDRRLLHSYSDVFNGFAAMLTEEELQAMGKKNGFIRAFPDRVLRLMTTHTPDFLGLKVGSKGLWNDSKLGRGVIIGVLDSGVTPGHPSYDDEGVPPPPSTWKGSCELETGCNNKLIGARSMIAGGSPPIDEVGHGTHTSATAAGNFVQNASFFGFAKGTAAGIAPRAHLAIYQVCGSDGSCNSADILAGLDAAIKDGVDILSLSLGGRSKPLDQDLVAIGSFAAARKGIFVSCAGGNDGPNYYTVTNAAPWMLTVAASSVDRSFRASVKLPSGKVIPGESLDQPSDFPESSLPLYYSTESPSCDMDPPDDSHRGSVWVCEVERGSLVRVAAFAKSHGARALISISSKIEGATISIRKMDFPGVVLTIQEGSDLISYLNSVSNPSASIVFDGTVLGVSPAPVVAFFSSRGPSQATPGILKPDISGPGLNIFAAYIHSSDTPDQYKIISGTSMATPHLSGVAALLKAVHPTWSPAVVRSAIITTADADVSDELLEPALNFAKGAGHVNPNKAADPGLIYDITDDGYISYICGKFGEEGARNIVRGVVDCSKSMTEEELNYPSILLAPKGRAEAKVTRTVTNVGSARSSYTVSVTISETAVSATVTPKTLTFTELNEQKSFTVSAEWGAGGPPTSGNQFVEGKLTWTSDDDKYVVTSPLVVSALGVM, from the coding sequence ATGGATCTTGCGCCATGGGTGCTCTTTCTATTCTTCACCTTCTTCTCGAATCTCTGCGTCGCCTCTCCTTCTTCTATGAGCCGTTACGTTATTCAAGTGGAAGATCCGGTTGAGCCGCTGACGAAAGGGAGCCTGAGGAGGTGGCACGAATCTTTCCTGCCGCCATCCGTCAAGGCGTCTGGCGTCGATCGGCGGCTGCTACACTCCTATAGCGACGTCTTCAACGGGTTCGCCGCCATGCTGACAGAGGAAGAGCTGCAGGCGATGGGGAAGAAGAATGGCTTCATACGTGCGTTCCCCGACCGAGTGCTGCGCTTAATGACCACCCACACTCCGGATTTCCTCGGGCTCAAGGTCGGGAGCAAGGGGCTGTGGAATGATTCGAAGCTCGGGAGAGGAGTCATCATCGGAGTTCTCGACAGCGGCGTGACGCCTGGCCACCCTTCCTATGATGATGAGGGTGTCCCGCCTCCGCCCTCGACGTGGAAGGGCTCGTGCGAGCTCGAGACCGGTTGCAACAACAAGCTCATCGGAGCCAGGTCAATGATCGCTGGTGGGAGTCCTCCCATAGACGAGGTTGGCCATGGGACCCACACTTCCGCCACCGCCGCTGGTAACTTCGTCCAAAATGCGAGCTTCTTCGGCTTCGCCAAAGGCACGGCCGCTGGAATTGCCCCTCGGGCTCACCTCGCCATCTACCAGGTCTGCGGCAGCGACGGCAGTTGCAATTCCGCCGATATCCTTGCCGGGTTGGATGCAGCTATCAAGGATGGAGTCGACATCCTCTCTCTCTCGCTCGGCGGCCGTTCCAAGCCTCTCGATCAAGATCTCGTCGCCATCGGTTCGTTCGCGGCGGCCAGGAAGGGCATCTTCGTCAGTTGCGCTGGCGGCAATGATGGACCTAACTACTACACCGTCACCAACGCGGCACCGTGGATGCTCACCGTGGCGGCCAGTAGCGTCGATAGAAGTTTCAGGGCCTCCGTGAAGCTCCCTAGTGGAAAGGTGATCCCCGGAGAGTCTCTCGACCAACCGAGCGACTTCCCTGAAAGCTCTCTTCCCTTGTACTACTCCACCGAATCGCCGTCCTGCGACATGGATCCTCCCGATGATAGCCACAGGGGCAGCGTCTGGGTATGCGAGGTTGAACGCGGTAGTCTTGTACGTGTGGCGGCATTTGCTAAGTCCCACGGCGCCAGGGCGTTGATCTCCATTTCCTCGAAGATAGAGGGCGCCACCATCTCGATTAGGAAGATGGACTTTCCCGGAGTAGTGCTCACCATCCAAGAAGGATCCGACCTCATATCGTATTTGAACTCTGTTTCCAACCCCTCCGCATCTATCGTTTTCGATGGGACAGTTCTCGGCGTATCCCCCGCCCCCGTCGTGGCTTTCTTCTCCTCCCGGGGGCCGTCTCAAGCAACGCCGGGAATTCTCAAGCCAGACATCTCCGGCCCTGGCCTTAACATCTTCGCGGCCTATATTCATTCCAGTGACACTCCAGACCAGTACAAGATCATATCCGGCACGTCCATGGCGACGCCTCACCTCAGCGGTGTTGCTGCGCTCTTAAAGGCCGTACATCCTACTTGGTCGCCGGCAGTTGTCAGGTCGGCGATCATCACCACGGCAGACGCCGACGTCTCTGACGAGTTACTTGAGCCGGCACTTAATTTTGCCAAGGGCGCAGGACACGTCAATCCTAACAAAGCTGCCGATCCCGGTCTTATTTACGACATCACTGATGATGGCTACATCTCCTACATCTGTGGTAAATTCGGCGAAGAAGGCGCTAGAAATATAGTGCGCGGAGTCGTGGACTGCTCGAAGAGCATGACGGAAGAGGAACTCAACTACCCGTCGATTCTGCTGGCCCCCAAAGGCAGGGCGGAGGCCAAAGTGACCCGGACGGTCACGAATGTCGGATCAGCAAGATCGAGCTACACGGTGTCGGTGACCATATCGGAGACTGCTGTGTCAGCTACTGTCACCCCCAAGACATTGACGTTCACCGAGCTGAACGAGCAGAAGTCGTTCACCGTGAGCGCGGAATGGGGCGCCGGCGGACCTCCCACTTCTGGCAATCAATTCGTGGAGGGAAAGTTGACTTGGACCTCGGATGATGATAAATATGTGGTGACCAGTCCATTAGTTGTCTCTGCCTTAGGAGTGATGTAG